A single region of the Bifidobacterium asteroides DSM 20089 genome encodes:
- a CDS encoding sensor histidine kinase, which produces MATNLFELLSNQRLTRFVMPLLSLIYTLLYVSAPTFPPVWAGNIPLPVWKTAIGLIGLLSSCLLYWSRQLPLLITTMETLVYVGLAFATSDDSFLIPLVGALYFCVCLSSALRIAAGVGEVAAAVSLVTVSMHAGHMLFLEWSARMAVIMAVVAAAIAVRSYRIRRETQQREERERIRSEMLARQRDQAISRAQVAGELHDSVGHDLTTIIALTQGFADSVEVEELQEVLKDINQVARDGLADTRQAVRTLVQEHEAIPQEPDDDGRRFGSRLHTLDELDTVIAHARAAGLAVVSTETGHRRQDRRQDNLCFIISREAITNTLRHASDPSTIVISRDYEQGGTLRISIRDDGHGNAHRQASGDWKPAIHDHQGVGLKQIGEQCRLMGGSLSCGPSENGGWTVEAVLPGTSEKEGNADG; this is translated from the coding sequence ATGGCAACCAACCTATTTGAGCTGTTGAGCAATCAACGCTTGACCAGGTTCGTCATGCCTCTGCTGAGCCTGATTTATACGCTTCTCTATGTCAGCGCCCCCACGTTTCCTCCAGTCTGGGCTGGGAACATTCCTTTGCCCGTTTGGAAGACGGCCATAGGCCTGATTGGACTTCTGTCTTCCTGCCTGCTGTACTGGAGCAGACAGCTTCCCCTGCTCATCACGACCATGGAGACCCTGGTATATGTTGGCCTGGCATTTGCCACTTCGGACGATAGCTTCCTGATACCACTGGTAGGCGCCCTCTATTTCTGCGTCTGTTTATCATCAGCACTCAGGATTGCAGCAGGCGTGGGTGAGGTAGCCGCAGCCGTCAGTCTGGTCACCGTCAGCATGCATGCCGGGCACATGCTCTTTCTGGAATGGTCGGCCAGGATGGCTGTCATCATGGCTGTCGTAGCCGCTGCCATAGCTGTCAGGTCCTACCGGATTCGACGCGAGACGCAGCAGCGTGAGGAGCGGGAGCGCATCCGCTCTGAGATGCTTGCCAGGCAAAGGGATCAGGCCATATCACGTGCCCAGGTGGCAGGTGAGTTGCACGATAGCGTGGGCCATGACCTCACCACAATCATTGCCCTGACCCAGGGATTCGCTGACTCGGTTGAGGTAGAGGAGCTGCAAGAGGTGCTTAAGGACATCAATCAGGTGGCCAGGGATGGGTTGGCCGACACCCGACAAGCCGTCCGTACCCTTGTCCAAGAGCATGAGGCGATCCCTCAAGAGCCCGATGATGATGGGCGCAGGTTTGGTTCCAGGCTGCACACGCTCGACGAGCTAGACACCGTAATCGCCCATGCCCGCGCGGCTGGTCTGGCTGTCGTGTCTACCGAAACAGGGCATCGGCGGCAGGATCGCAGACAGGACAACCTCTGCTTCATCATCAGCAGGGAGGCAATCACCAACACGCTCCGGCACGCTTCAGACCCGAGCACCATCGTCATCTCCCGCGACTATGAGCAGGGCGGCACCCTCCGAATCAGCATCCGCGACGATGGGCATGGGAATGCACATCGACAAGCCTCGGGCGATTGGAAACCGGCCATTCATGATCATCAAGGAGTGGGCCTCAAGCAGATTGGCGAGCAATGCCGACTGATGGGAGGGAGTCTGAGTTGCGGGCCGAGCGAGAACGGGGGATGGACGGTAGAAGCCGTCCTGCCTGGCACCAGCGAGAAAGAGGGCAATGCCGATGGTTGA
- a CDS encoding response regulator: protein MVDLMLVDDLALLRKGLVRMIEADHDLQVVRQASNGQEAVTMLREMKVAAQPLPQVILMDVRMPVMDGISATAVIAKEFPDIRTLILTTYDEDDYAFTGLHAGAYGFLLKDVSTRDLHRAIHAVADGDAVLTPRITAELINRDRAYARHKVSDPQARQQLDKLTPREYEIAGLIAQGLSNQEIAQRLTLETTSVRRYVSRILDKTGLRDRTQIVITWFQAGMSD, encoded by the coding sequence ATGGTTGACCTGATGCTGGTCGACGACCTTGCGCTCCTCCGCAAGGGGTTGGTGCGCATGATCGAGGCCGACCACGATTTACAGGTCGTCAGACAAGCCTCCAACGGTCAGGAGGCAGTGACCATGCTTCGAGAGATGAAAGTAGCCGCACAGCCGCTTCCTCAGGTGATCCTGATGGACGTTCGCATGCCGGTGATGGACGGCATCAGTGCCACTGCGGTCATTGCCAAGGAGTTCCCCGACATTCGCACGCTGATCCTGACCACCTATGACGAAGACGATTACGCCTTCACCGGTCTGCACGCAGGCGCCTACGGCTTTCTGCTCAAGGACGTATCCACGAGAGATCTGCACCGAGCCATTCACGCAGTGGCCGATGGGGACGCAGTGCTCACCCCCCGCATTACAGCGGAGCTCATCAACCGCGACAGAGCCTATGCCCGGCATAAGGTCAGTGATCCGCAGGCCAGACAGCAGCTGGATAAGTTGACCCCCAGGGAGTACGAGATAGCCGGGCTCATCGCTCAAGGTCTCTCCAACCAGGAAATAGCCCAGCGCCTCACTCTTGAAACTACCTCCGTCCGGCGCTACGTAAGCCGCATACTCGACAAGACCGGCTTGCGAGACCGTACACAAATTGTCATCACATGGTTTCAGGCCGGAATGTCTGACTGA
- a CDS encoding GNAT family N-acetyltransferase produces MRIHLVRLDRPGAVDAEMIWEYLQACRSQPQDEAAGLGPLEGCHSLDEVRRFGLPEVARQARGDDLPPGFVPALQFAAMDPSGKLVGMIQLRLQLTQALLRVGGNIGYSVRPDCRRLGYAGLMLDECLRQAATLGMSRVLITCSPSNLASRRTILSRGGQLENVLPSRSGQPVERYWIDLSTKRTDR; encoded by the coding sequence ATGAGAATCCATCTGGTGAGGTTGGACCGGCCGGGGGCGGTGGATGCCGAAATGATCTGGGAATATCTGCAGGCCTGCCGTTCTCAGCCTCAGGATGAAGCGGCTGGTCTCGGCCCCTTGGAGGGCTGCCACAGCCTGGATGAGGTTCGTCGGTTTGGTCTGCCGGAGGTGGCTCGTCAGGCGCGTGGTGATGATCTGCCGCCGGGGTTTGTGCCAGCTCTGCAGTTCGCCGCCATGGACCCCAGCGGCAAACTGGTGGGGATGATTCAGCTGAGGTTGCAGCTTACGCAGGCGCTTCTGCGAGTGGGCGGCAACATCGGCTATTCAGTTCGTCCGGATTGTCGCCGGCTGGGCTATGCCGGGCTGATGCTGGATGAATGTCTTCGACAAGCTGCCACTCTGGGCATGAGTAGGGTCCTGATTACTTGTTCCCCGTCGAATCTGGCCAGCCGCCGGACCATCCTTTCGCGTGGCGGGCAACTGGAGAATGTGCTCCCCAGCAGATCTGGTCAGCCAGTAGAACGGTATTGGATTGATTTGTCTACGAAACGAACAGATCGGTAA